One window of the Chloroflexota bacterium genome contains the following:
- a CDS encoding sigma-70 family RNA polymerase sigma factor, whose amino-acid sequence MQGTNRSLKKPHVPTIDHSEESTLIRRAQEGDADAAAELYNRHVSAIYRYFYFRVNESAVAEDLTGEVFLKMTEGLPRFNDRGVPLAAWLFRIAHDRLIDYRRATRRPIEELSEAIVDNGADPETWAGLRMDSNQLSQEIASLTDEQKTVIQLRFIEGYSLEDTARLMGKTVGAVKAMQHRALQTLARKLDL is encoded by the coding sequence ATGCAAGGCACAAACCGGAGCCTCAAGAAGCCCCACGTGCCCACGATTGATCATTCTGAAGAGTCCACTCTCATCAGGCGCGCCCAGGAGGGCGATGCAGATGCCGCCGCCGAACTTTACAACCGGCACGTGTCGGCCATCTACCGCTATTTCTATTTCCGCGTCAACGAATCAGCGGTGGCCGAAGACCTGACCGGCGAAGTGTTTCTGAAAATGACAGAGGGCCTGCCGCGTTTCAACGACCGGGGCGTGCCGCTGGCGGCCTGGCTCTTCCGAATCGCCCACGACCGGTTGATTGACTATCGGCGCGCAACACGACGGCCAATTGAAGAACTCTCTGAAGCCATTGTGGATAACGGAGCCGACCCGGAAACGTGGGCCGGGCTTCGAATGGACTCCAACCAGTTGAGCCAGGAGATTGCCTCGCTCACCGACGAACAGAAGACCGTGATTCAGTTGCGGTTTATTGAAGGGTACAGTTTGGAAGACACAGCGCGCCTCATGGGTAAAACTGTGGGCGCTGTCAAAGCCATGCAACACCGGGCCTTGCAAACCCTGGCCCGCAAACTCGACCTATGA
- a CDS encoding S8 family serine peptidase encodes MNLRGKLLTVVAVLALLLAASTGGLFAAGDPDVKGNGKGVSNGVYIVQMLEDPVAAYKGGISGLKATKPNKGQKIDPNSPDVINYVSYLDNRHNDVLNGVGGGRKLYDFRYTFNGFAAELSDAQVASLKATAGVAAVTKDTLSHMDTSSTPAFLGLTAPGGLWDQLGGVGNAGEGVIVGVVDTGIWPENPSFSDRTGTNGNGTQDGKLDFHQIPGWHGKCTPGEEFPASNCNQKMIGAQWFNAGFGGDEAVKASFPFEYASARDADGHGSHTASTAAGNSGVTAIVDGINLGAISGMAPRARIAAYKVCWGRDQGGCFSSDSVAAIDQAVADGVDVINFSISGSTTSFRDPVEIAFLFAADAGVFVAASAGNSGPGASTVAHNSPWLTTVAAGTHDRLYQATVTLGNGATYTGVGLGAAVPSSSLILSTVAGLPGANPTQVQLCFSGTLDPAVVTGKIVVCDRGTNARVDKSLAVQMAGGVGMILTNTNVNSLNADLHFVPTVHLQVTDRAAVRVYAATAGATASLSQGQQVAGAVAPDVAAFSSRGPALAGDGDLLKPDIMAPGVDVLAAVSPAAGGRNWDFLSGTSMSSPHMAGLGALLKQAHPDWTPAMIKSAFMTTASQTRNNGSAIPGNSFGYGAGQVVPNSAVNPGLVYNAGFLDYLGFMCGTGQLPSATCAAFGATVIDPSNLNYPSIAVGALAGAQTVTRTVTNVSNQKETYTASFTGLTGITVVLPASFTVNPGQSFTYNVSFTRTTAPLNSYTFGALVLTGNKGHVVKSQIALRPVALSAPVSISGNGGPLSYNVTFGYTGAFTATARGLIPATSFTGNVVDDPANDINTALGSGVGITLHSVAIPAGATYARFSLFDDFTDGADDIDLYVFNSGGALVGSSGGGTSAEEVNLLNPAAGNYTVVVHGWQTDGPDANYTLFTWALGSAAAGNMTVSAPASATLGSTGAINLAFSGLAPATKYLGSVAYSGSTGMPNPTIVRVDTP; translated from the coding sequence ATGAATCTGAGAGGGAAATTACTCACCGTTGTCGCTGTCCTGGCGCTCCTGCTGGCCGCCTCCACCGGCGGCTTGTTTGCCGCCGGCGATCCAGATGTAAAAGGAAATGGCAAAGGGGTCTCAAACGGCGTCTATATTGTTCAAATGCTCGAAGACCCTGTCGCCGCTTACAAGGGCGGCATTAGCGGGCTGAAGGCCACCAAACCCAACAAGGGCCAGAAGATCGATCCCAACAGCCCCGATGTCATCAACTACGTAAGCTATTTGGACAATCGCCACAACGACGTACTCAACGGCGTTGGCGGCGGACGCAAGCTCTACGACTTCCGTTACACGTTCAACGGTTTTGCCGCCGAACTGTCCGACGCGCAAGTGGCCAGCCTCAAAGCGACTGCCGGCGTGGCCGCAGTGACCAAAGACACGTTGAGCCACATGGATACTTCATCCACTCCCGCTTTCCTGGGGCTGACGGCCCCAGGCGGCCTGTGGGATCAACTCGGCGGCGTGGGGAACGCCGGCGAGGGTGTGATTGTCGGCGTGGTAGACACCGGCATCTGGCCCGAGAACCCCAGCTTCAGTGATCGCACCGGCACAAACGGCAACGGCACGCAGGATGGCAAGCTGGACTTTCACCAGATCCCCGGCTGGCACGGCAAGTGCACGCCCGGCGAAGAATTCCCCGCTTCGAACTGCAACCAAAAGATGATCGGCGCGCAATGGTTCAATGCCGGCTTCGGCGGAGACGAGGCCGTGAAAGCCTCCTTCCCGTTCGAGTACGCCTCTGCCCGCGACGCCGACGGCCACGGGTCTCACACCGCCAGCACAGCCGCCGGCAACTCCGGTGTGACGGCTATCGTTGACGGCATCAACCTGGGCGCAATCAGCGGCATGGCCCCGCGCGCGCGCATTGCGGCTTACAAAGTTTGCTGGGGCCGCGATCAGGGCGGCTGTTTCAGCTCAGACAGTGTTGCCGCCATTGATCAGGCGGTGGCCGACGGCGTAGACGTGATCAACTTCTCGATCAGCGGCTCGACCACCAGCTTCCGCGACCCGGTCGAAATCGCTTTCCTGTTCGCCGCCGACGCTGGTGTGTTTGTGGCCGCCTCGGCTGGCAATAGCGGCCCCGGAGCCAGCACCGTGGCCCACAACAGCCCGTGGCTGACCACTGTTGCCGCCGGCACGCACGACCGCCTCTACCAGGCAACCGTAACTCTGGGCAATGGCGCTACCTACACCGGCGTCGGTCTCGGAGCGGCGGTTCCATCTTCTTCGCTTATCCTTTCGACTGTGGCCGGCCTGCCCGGCGCTAACCCAACGCAGGTTCAACTGTGCTTCTCTGGCACGCTTGACCCGGCTGTTGTGACCGGCAAGATTGTCGTCTGTGATCGTGGCACCAACGCCCGCGTGGATAAGAGCCTGGCCGTTCAAATGGCCGGTGGTGTGGGCATGATTCTGACCAACACCAACGTGAACTCGCTCAACGCCGACCTGCACTTCGTGCCGACTGTGCACCTGCAAGTTACAGACCGCGCCGCCGTCCGCGTTTACGCGGCGACCGCCGGCGCCACAGCCTCATTGAGCCAGGGCCAACAAGTGGCCGGTGCAGTAGCACCTGATGTCGCCGCTTTCTCTTCTCGTGGCCCGGCTCTGGCTGGCGATGGCGACCTACTCAAGCCCGACATCATGGCTCCCGGCGTTGATGTGCTGGCGGCGGTGTCCCCGGCGGCAGGCGGCCGCAACTGGGATTTCCTGAGCGGCACGTCCATGTCCAGCCCGCACATGGCTGGTCTGGGCGCTCTGCTGAAGCAGGCTCACCCTGATTGGACGCCGGCGATGATTAAGTCGGCCTTCATGACCACAGCCAGCCAGACCCGCAACAACGGCTCCGCCATCCCCGGCAACTCCTTTGGTTACGGCGCCGGTCAGGTAGTTCCGAACAGTGCGGTGAATCCCGGCCTGGTCTACAACGCAGGCTTCCTCGACTATCTCGGCTTCATGTGCGGCACGGGCCAACTGCCGTCGGCTACCTGCGCCGCCTTTGGCGCAACCGTGATTGATCCGAGCAACTTAAACTACCCCTCCATCGCCGTTGGCGCGCTGGCGGGCGCGCAGACTGTCACCCGCACCGTGACCAACGTCAGCAACCAGAAAGAAACTTACACAGCTTCCTTCACCGGGCTGACGGGCATCACTGTGGTTCTGCCTGCTTCATTTACCGTGAACCCGGGTCAGTCCTTCACCTACAATGTCAGTTTCACGAGAACGACTGCCCCGTTGAATAGTTACACCTTCGGCGCCCTCGTGCTGACCGGCAACAAGGGCCACGTGGTGAAGAGCCAGATCGCCCTGCGCCCGGTGGCTCTGTCGGCTCCGGTTTCCATCTCCGGCAATGGCGGCCCGCTCAGCTACAACGTGACCTTCGGCTACACCGGCGCGTTCACGGCAACGGCGCGCGGCCTGATCCCGGCGACCTCATTCACCGGCAACGTGGTTGATGACCCGGCCAATGACATCAACACGGCTTTAGGGAGTGGCGTCGGCATTACGCTGCACTCGGTCGCCATCCCGGCTGGCGCCACCTATGCCCGGTTCTCGCTGTTTGACGACTTCACCGACGGCGCAGACGACATTGACCTCTACGTGTTCAACAGTGGCGGCGCGCTCGTCGGGTCAAGCGGCGGCGGCACTTCGGCAGAAGAGGTCAACCTGCTCAACCCGGCCGCGGGCAACTACACCGTAGTCGTCCACGGCTGGCAGACTGACGGGCCGGATGCGAACTACACACTGTTCACCTGGGCGCTGGGTAGCGCCGCGGCCGGTAACATGACGGTGAGCGCGCCTGCTTCTGCCACTCTTGGCAGCACTGGCGCAATCAACCTTGCCTTCAGCGGCCTGGCCCCGGCCACCAAGTATCTCGGCAGTGTGGCCTACAGCGGCTCGACAGGCATGCCTAACCCAACCATCGTCCGCGTAGACACGCCGTAG
- the glnA gene encoding type I glutamate--ammonia ligase, whose amino-acid sequence MTTTPKEVIAFAQANGLKFVDYKFVDLIGLWQHFSSPIEELEEAVFTEGVGFDGSSIRGFQSIHESDMILIPDPTTAVVDPACAVPTLSLVCNVKDPLTGEPYTRDSRYIAQKAEAYLKSTGVADESYWGPEAEFFVFDSVSYAQDQHSAHYAIDSGEGIWNSDKPGLGHIPRWKEGYFPVSPMDTLQDFRSEVVLELMKAGVPVEVHHHEVATAGQCEIDMRFSPLVKMGDHLMMYKYVIKNYAKSKGKTVTFMPKPIWGDNGSGMHVHQSLWKEGKTLMADTKGYAGLSQLSRYYIGGLLKHAPALLALVAPTVNSYHRLVPGFEAPVNLVYSRRNRSAAVRIPMYSENPKAKRIEFRCPDPAANPYLAFAAMLMAGLDGIKNQIDPGEPADYDLFELHGEEARKIKQVPGSLPEALAALEADHAFLLEGGVFTQDVIDVWLQFKRSREIDPIRLRPHPYEFYLYYEV is encoded by the coding sequence ATGACGACTACACCCAAAGAAGTTATCGCCTTTGCCCAAGCCAACGGCCTGAAGTTCGTGGATTACAAGTTCGTGGACTTAATCGGCTTGTGGCAGCATTTTTCCTCGCCCATCGAGGAACTCGAAGAGGCCGTCTTCACCGAAGGAGTCGGCTTCGACGGATCATCCATTCGCGGCTTTCAGTCCATCCACGAATCGGATATGATCCTGATCCCCGACCCGACGACCGCCGTCGTTGATCCGGCTTGCGCCGTGCCTACCCTGTCGCTGGTGTGCAACGTCAAAGACCCGCTGACGGGCGAACCCTACACCCGCGACTCGCGCTACATTGCCCAAAAGGCCGAAGCTTATCTCAAAAGCACGGGCGTTGCCGACGAATCCTATTGGGGGCCGGAGGCCGAGTTCTTCGTCTTCGACAGCGTGAGCTATGCGCAGGATCAGCACAGCGCCCATTACGCCATTGACAGCGGCGAGGGCATCTGGAATTCCGACAAGCCGGGCCTGGGTCACATTCCGCGCTGGAAGGAAGGCTACTTCCCGGTTTCGCCGATGGACACCCTGCAGGACTTCCGCTCGGAGGTGGTGCTGGAACTGATGAAGGCCGGGGTCCCGGTGGAAGTTCACCACCACGAAGTGGCGACCGCCGGCCAGTGCGAAATTGACATGCGCTTCTCGCCGCTAGTGAAGATGGGCGATCATTTGATGATGTACAAATACGTCATCAAGAACTACGCCAAGTCCAAAGGCAAGACCGTGACCTTCATGCCCAAGCCGATCTGGGGCGACAACGGCTCCGGCATGCACGTTCACCAGAGTCTGTGGAAAGAGGGCAAGACCTTGATGGCCGACACCAAAGGCTACGCCGGACTGTCGCAGTTGTCCAGGTATTACATCGGCGGGCTACTCAAGCACGCCCCGGCTCTGCTGGCCCTCGTGGCTCCGACCGTGAACTCCTATCATCGTCTGGTGCCCGGCTTTGAAGCGCCTGTCAATCTCGTATACTCACGCCGCAACCGCTCCGCCGCTGTCCGCATTCCCATGTATTCTGAAAATCCGAAGGCCAAACGCATCGAGTTCCGTTGCCCCGACCCGGCGGCCAATCCTTACCTGGCCTTCGCCGCCATGCTTATGGCCGGCCTCGACGGCATCAAGAATCAGATCGATCCCGGCGAGCCTGCCGACTACGACCTGTTTGAATTGCACGGCGAAGAGGCCAGAAAGATCAAGCAAGTGCCCGGCTCACTGCCCGAAGCCCTGGCCGCGCTCGAAGCCGACCACGCCTTCCTGCTTGAGGGCGGCGTGTTCACTCAGGATGTGATTGATGTCTGGTTGCAGTTCAAGCGCTCGCGCGAAATAGACCCGATCCGCTTGCGCCCGCATCCGTATGAATTTTATTTGTATTACGAAGTCTAG
- a CDS encoding LysE family transporter — protein sequence MLSTAIAGAIIAISFSAPPGPVALETIRRGLRGGFGPALRVQLGSIIGDLTWCIAALIGLAPLAQIDFFRNGLGIAGVGLLVYLGAMGMRDALKQTAIQATADARDRQGAFRTGAAISMANPMAVGYWLSVGGALVAGGVVGGNAGQTTAFITGFLSGVFLWAFIMALAVRFGKQMLNPLAFRIITFACGATMIIFGFTLASQMFGALL from the coding sequence ATGCTTTCAACCGCCATTGCCGGCGCTATCATCGCCATTTCGTTTAGCGCCCCGCCCGGCCCGGTTGCCCTGGAAACTATCCGGCGCGGCCTGCGCGGCGGCTTTGGCCCGGCTCTGCGGGTGCAGCTTGGTTCCATCATTGGCGACCTGACGTGGTGCATCGCCGCCCTGATCGGCTTGGCCCCACTGGCGCAGATTGATTTCTTTCGTAATGGGCTGGGCATTGCCGGCGTGGGCCTGCTGGTGTATCTGGGCGCGATGGGGATGCGCGACGCCCTAAAACAAACAGCCATTCAGGCAACCGCCGATGCCAGGGACAGGCAGGGCGCGTTCCGAACCGGCGCGGCGATTTCAATGGCGAATCCGATGGCCGTGGGTTACTGGCTCTCGGTTGGCGGGGCGCTGGTGGCTGGCGGCGTGGTGGGCGGCAATGCCGGCCAGACAACGGCCTTTATCACCGGCTTCCTCAGCGGTGTGTTCCTGTGGGCTTTCATCATGGCCCTGGCCGTGCGCTTTGGCAAGCAAATGCTCAACCCGCTGGCGTTCCGCATCATTACCTTCGCCTGCGGCGCAACCATGATCATTTTCGGTTTCACGTTGGCGTCACAAATGTTTGGCGCTTTGCTCTAA